Proteins co-encoded in one Egibacteraceae bacterium genomic window:
- a CDS encoding type IV toxin-antitoxin system AbiEi family antitoxin domain-containing protein: MATHPLDALTGDTSRQHQHFATWQARAAGVSKHAIHRLRQRGLIERVHPDVYRLTSARDTWKEKLMAAVLAGGPGAVASHAWALKLHGIGRVQVPEEPDVTVAAAHGRVIAKVTVHRTRELERCDIVTVDGIPATSGTRTAVDMAGQLGEADTMSVVDDLICGRKATRPWMHRRALHLRQGRPGTDVILRITAPGADKDFWSWLERRFDRDVVAAFGLPEPAYNVAVYDARGRIGFADASWEPGWPVLTELDGLRFHSLSHQRRKDAQQHNRYATSGRVPLRFTYQDVVKTPQVVARTIRDALDQARARKPV; this comes from the coding sequence ATGGCGACCCACCCGCTCGATGCCCTGACCGGGGACACGAGCCGGCAGCACCAGCACTTCGCGACGTGGCAGGCACGCGCGGCCGGCGTCAGCAAGCACGCGATCCACCGGTTGAGACAACGAGGCCTGATCGAGCGCGTCCACCCCGACGTCTACCGACTCACGTCGGCGCGGGACACGTGGAAGGAGAAGTTGATGGCGGCGGTGCTCGCGGGGGGTCCCGGCGCGGTCGCGTCCCACGCATGGGCCTTGAAACTGCACGGGATCGGCCGTGTCCAGGTGCCGGAGGAGCCGGACGTGACCGTCGCTGCGGCGCATGGCCGGGTGATCGCGAAGGTCACGGTCCACCGCACGCGCGAGCTCGAGCGCTGCGACATCGTCACGGTCGACGGCATCCCCGCGACCAGCGGCACCCGCACCGCCGTGGACATGGCCGGCCAGCTTGGCGAGGCGGACACGATGTCCGTGGTGGACGACCTGATCTGCGGCCGCAAGGCAACCCGGCCGTGGATGCACCGACGCGCTTTGCACCTGCGGCAAGGACGGCCGGGGACCGACGTGATCCTGCGGATCACCGCGCCCGGCGCCGACAAGGACTTCTGGTCATGGCTGGAGCGTCGCTTCGACCGAGACGTCGTCGCCGCCTTCGGCCTGCCCGAGCCCGCGTACAACGTGGCCGTCTACGACGCGCGCGGGCGGATCGGCTTCGCCGACGCGTCCTGGGAGCCGGGATGGCCGGTGCTGACCGAGCTGGACGGGCTGCGGTTTCACTCGCTTTCGCACCAGCGGCGCAAGGATGCCCAGCAGCACAACCGCTACGCCACCTCGGGTCGGGTGCCCTTGCGGTTCACCTACCAGGATGTGGTCAAGACGCCACAGGTGGTCGCCCGCACGATCCGCGACGCGCTCGACCAGGCGCGCGCACGCAAGCCCGTGTAG
- the pyrR gene encoding bifunctional pyr operon transcriptional regulator/uracil phosphoribosyltransferase PyrR encodes MAGHRVLVAQDLTRAVKRMAHEILERNRGADGLVLMGIRSRGVPLARRLADNLAAIEGSPVPAGSLDVTLYRDDYDRTGPRPLGHTEFPCDIAGLVVVLVDDVLFTGRTIRAAMDAVMDYGRPTAIQLAVLVDRGHRELPIRADYVGKNLPTRPEQAVRVHLTETDGVDEVTVIDRQEVGAP; translated from the coding sequence ATGGCCGGACACCGCGTGCTGGTGGCGCAGGACCTCACCCGGGCCGTCAAGCGCATGGCCCACGAGATCCTGGAGCGCAACCGCGGGGCGGACGGCCTGGTGCTGATGGGCATCCGCAGCCGCGGGGTGCCGCTGGCGCGGCGGTTGGCGGACAACCTCGCCGCCATCGAGGGGTCCCCGGTGCCGGCGGGCAGCCTGGACGTGACCCTCTACCGCGACGACTACGACCGCACCGGCCCACGCCCGCTGGGCCACACCGAGTTCCCGTGCGACATCGCGGGCCTGGTGGTCGTGCTCGTGGACGACGTGTTGTTCACGGGGCGGACGATCCGCGCGGCGATGGACGCGGTCATGGACTACGGCCGTCCGACGGCGATCCAGCTGGCCGTGCTGGTCGATCGCGGCCACCGGGAGCTGCCCATCCGGGCCGACTACGTGGGCAAGAACCTGCCCACCCGTCCCGAGCAGGCGGTGCGCGTCCACCTCACCGAGACCGACGGCGTTGACGAGGTCACGGTCATCGACCGCCAGGAGGTCGGTGCCCCGTGA
- the nusB gene encoding transcription antitermination factor NusB: MTAPSRGHSRHVARKQALDVLYEADLKDRPLPTVLAEHLRAEEPPADFAVALVRGVHRHGDTIDALITEHAHGWTLSRMPVVDRNLLRIGLYEILHDVDVPTAVAINEAVELAKELSTDDSGRFVNGLLARIAETHPPAPA; the protein is encoded by the coding sequence GTGACCGCCCCCTCCCGCGGCCACTCGCGTCACGTCGCGCGCAAGCAGGCGCTCGACGTGCTGTACGAGGCCGACCTGAAGGACCGGCCGCTGCCGACGGTGCTCGCCGAGCACCTGCGTGCCGAGGAGCCGCCGGCCGACTTCGCCGTGGCGCTCGTGCGGGGCGTGCACCGCCACGGCGACACCATCGACGCCCTGATCACCGAGCACGCGCACGGCTGGACGCTGTCACGCATGCCGGTCGTGGACCGCAACCTGCTGCGCATCGGCCTCTACGAGATCCTCCACGACGTCGATGTGCCCACTGCCGTGGCCATCAACGAGGCGGTGGAGCTCGCCAAGGAGCTGTCCACCGACGACTCGGGCCGTTTCGTCAACGGCCTGCTCGCCCGTATCGCCGAGACCCACCCCCCAGCCCCAGCCTGA
- a CDS encoding dihydroorotase, which translates to MSERSTLTFTGARVVDPASGHDAVADVIVSGDRVVSVGKGSDGLRIDASGLVLAPGFVDLHVHLREPGREDAETVASGTAAAAAGGYTAVCPMANTDPVTDHAGVVEQVLRLAREAGHADVYPVGAVTRGLLGEELAEMGAMAARGVRCFSDDGQPVRSARVMRRALTYARTWDAIICNHAEESDLTEDAQMNEGDLSSVLGLGGWPREAEEVMVARDLILAHGLGARLHVPHVSTAGTVELIRQARARGARVTAEAAPHHFTLTDDLVRGYDAVYKVNPPLRTKGDVEAIREGLADGTIDAIATDHAPHPPEQKEQEWAQAPPGMLGLETALALVLTELCDGGVLSLPQAVAALSTKPARSRGIAGHGGPITAGAPANLVLFDPQQRWTVDPARLHSRSRNTPYAGMQVRGRVVHTLLRGRFTCKDGVVTGLPDAEGTA; encoded by the coding sequence GTGAGCGAGCGCAGCACCCTGACCTTCACCGGGGCACGGGTCGTCGACCCGGCCAGCGGGCACGACGCCGTCGCCGACGTCATCGTCTCCGGTGACCGCGTCGTCAGCGTGGGAAAGGGCAGCGACGGCCTGCGCATCGATGCCAGCGGCCTCGTGCTCGCGCCCGGCTTCGTCGACCTGCACGTGCACCTGCGCGAGCCGGGGCGTGAGGATGCCGAGACCGTGGCCAGCGGCACCGCCGCCGCCGCCGCCGGCGGGTACACCGCTGTCTGCCCGATGGCCAACACCGACCCCGTCACCGACCACGCCGGCGTGGTCGAGCAGGTCCTGCGCCTTGCCCGCGAAGCCGGCCACGCGGACGTCTACCCGGTCGGCGCGGTGACCCGGGGGCTGCTCGGCGAGGAGCTCGCCGAGATGGGCGCCATGGCCGCCCGCGGGGTGCGCTGCTTCTCCGACGACGGTCAGCCGGTGCGGTCCGCCCGGGTGATGCGCCGCGCCCTGACCTATGCCCGCACCTGGGACGCGATCATCTGCAACCACGCGGAGGAATCCGACCTCACCGAGGACGCCCAGATGAACGAGGGGGACCTGTCGAGCGTCCTCGGGCTCGGCGGTTGGCCCCGCGAGGCCGAGGAGGTCATGGTCGCCCGGGACCTGATCCTGGCCCACGGCCTCGGCGCCCGGCTGCACGTGCCGCACGTGTCGACCGCCGGCACCGTCGAGCTCATCCGCCAGGCCAGGGCGCGCGGCGCCCGCGTGACCGCGGAGGCGGCACCGCACCACTTCACGCTCACCGACGACCTGGTGCGCGGCTACGACGCCGTCTACAAGGTCAACCCGCCCCTGCGCACGAAGGGCGACGTCGAGGCGATCCGCGAGGGGCTGGCCGACGGCACGATCGACGCGATCGCGACCGACCACGCGCCGCATCCCCCCGAGCAGAAGGAGCAGGAGTGGGCGCAGGCCCCGCCCGGCATGCTCGGCCTGGAGACCGCCCTGGCACTGGTCCTGACCGAGCTCTGCGACGGCGGGGTGCTGAGCCTGCCCCAGGCCGTGGCCGCGTTGTCCACCAAGCCGGCCCGCAGCCGGGGCATCGCCGGGCACGGGGGGCCGATCACCGCGGGCGCGCCCGCCAACCTCGTCCTCTTCGACCCGCAGCAGCGCTGGACCGTGGACCCCGCCCGGCTGCACAGCCGCAGCCGCAACACCCCCTACGCTGGCATGCAGGTGCGGGGCCGGGTGGTCCACACGCTCCTGCGCGGGCGCTTCACCTGCAAGGACGGGGTCGTCACCGGGCTGCCCGACGCGGAGGGCACGGCGTGA
- the carA gene encoding glutamine-hydrolyzing carbamoyl-phosphate synthase small subunit, which translates to MSATQALLVLEDGTAFRGVGFGALGTAHGEVVFNTAMAGYQEVLTDPSYHRQLVAMTSPHQGNYGMNPDDAEADRVQVSGFIVRDAARMHSNWRATAGLDDALAAAGVVGITEVDTRRLTRHIRAQGAMRAAISTAVLDVDALLADVETAPGMVGADLASEVSTVEPYDLPAVDARFRVVAYDFGLKRNQLRLLTALGCAVRVVPAATPAEEVLAGEPDGVFLSNGPGDPAAVTAGIAAISALLGAGTPVFGICLGNQLLGRAVGASTYKLRFGHRGVNQPVRNVATGAVEITSHNHGFAVDADSIPADGAFGRVTQSHVNLNDGVNEGLRCHDVPAFSVQYHPESAPGPHDARYLFDDFCALMTDVKGRR; encoded by the coding sequence GTGAGCGCCACCCAGGCACTCCTGGTGCTCGAGGACGGCACCGCCTTCCGGGGGGTGGGGTTCGGTGCGCTGGGCACCGCCCACGGCGAGGTGGTCTTCAACACCGCGATGGCGGGCTACCAGGAGGTGCTGACGGACCCGAGCTACCACCGCCAGCTCGTGGCGATGACGTCGCCCCACCAGGGCAACTACGGCATGAACCCCGACGACGCCGAGGCCGACCGGGTCCAGGTCTCCGGCTTCATCGTGCGCGACGCCGCTCGCATGCACTCCAACTGGCGGGCGACCGCCGGCCTGGACGACGCGCTGGCGGCGGCCGGCGTCGTCGGCATCACCGAGGTCGACACGCGCCGCCTGACCCGCCACATCCGCGCGCAGGGCGCGATGCGTGCGGCGATCTCCACCGCCGTGCTCGACGTCGACGCGCTGCTGGCCGACGTGGAGACCGCGCCGGGCATGGTCGGCGCGGACCTGGCCAGCGAGGTGTCCACGGTCGAGCCCTACGACCTGCCCGCGGTCGACGCGCGGTTTCGCGTGGTGGCCTACGACTTCGGCCTCAAGCGCAACCAGCTGCGCCTGCTCACCGCCCTCGGGTGCGCCGTGCGCGTCGTGCCGGCCGCCACGCCTGCCGAGGAGGTGCTGGCCGGCGAGCCCGACGGGGTGTTCCTCTCCAACGGGCCGGGGGACCCGGCCGCGGTCACCGCGGGCATCGCCGCCATCAGCGCGCTGCTCGGCGCGGGCACACCGGTCTTCGGCATCTGCCTCGGCAACCAGCTGCTCGGCCGGGCCGTCGGGGCGTCGACCTACAAGCTGCGCTTCGGCCACCGGGGGGTGAACCAACCCGTGCGCAACGTGGCGACCGGGGCGGTGGAGATCACCAGCCACAACCACGGCTTCGCGGTGGACGCCGACTCGATCCCCGCCGACGGGGCGTTCGGGCGGGTGACCCAGTCGCACGTCAACCTGAACGACGGCGTCAACGAGGGGCTGCGCTGCCACGACGTGCCGGCGTTCAGCGTCCAGTACCACCCGGAGTCCGCACCCGGGCCGCACGATGCGCGCTACCTGTTCGATGACTTCTGCGCACTCATGACCGACGTGAAGGGCAGGCGCTGA
- a CDS encoding type II 3-dehydroquinate dehydratase: protein MRILLVHGPNLSQLGSRDPAVYGTATIQELVAAAREEHPEVDAFASDSEGELVARLHAARTDGTAAVVVNPGALTHYSYALRDALELLAMPKVEVHLSQTAAREAFRHHSVISPVVDVTITGAGAYGVRLAVRAARHLLDAG from the coding sequence ATGAGGATCCTGCTCGTCCACGGGCCCAACCTGTCACAGCTCGGCAGCCGCGACCCGGCCGTGTACGGCACAGCGACCATCCAGGAGCTCGTCGCGGCGGCCCGCGAGGAGCACCCCGAAGTCGATGCGTTCGCCTCCGACTCCGAAGGCGAGCTCGTCGCCCGGCTGCACGCCGCGCGCACCGACGGGACCGCGGCGGTGGTGGTGAACCCCGGGGCGCTGACCCACTACAGCTACGCCCTGCGCGACGCCCTCGAGCTGCTGGCCATGCCCAAAGTGGAGGTGCATCTGTCCCAGACGGCCGCCCGGGAGGCCTTCCGCCACCACAGCGTCATCTCACCGGTGGTGGACGTCACCATCACCGGCGCGGGCGCCTACGGGGTGCGGCTCGCGGTGCGGGCCGCACGGCACCTGCTCGACGCCGGTTAG
- a CDS encoding Xaa-Pro peptidase family protein — protein sequence MYPTRRTRLRARLVEAGLDALLVTRPVNVRYLTGFTGSAGSLLVTAEDAILVVDGRYDQQAAGEVPDVARLVTRADDWLPAHVPGGRLGLESHDLSWDRARALADLVPAEVVAAPAHVEALRELKAPEERALVARACAVTGAAFADLCTWLAPGLTEREVAGRLHHALLDLGAHDRAFEPIVAGGPHSAHPHHRATDRPLAAGELVMLDFGALVDGYHADMTRMVALGDPGAELSRVFALVRDAQAAAVAAVADGVGVGQVDAACREAIDRGGYGQRFVHGTGHGVGLEIHEQPILRPEARATLRARMIVTVEPGVYLPGLGGVRIEDTVAVTHGTPDVLTDVPRDLVRL from the coding sequence ATGTACCCCACACGTCGCACCCGGTTGCGCGCCCGTTTGGTCGAGGCCGGGCTCGACGCGCTGCTGGTCACCAGGCCGGTCAACGTGCGCTACCTGACCGGCTTCACGGGCAGCGCCGGGAGCCTGCTCGTCACGGCGGAGGACGCGATCCTGGTCGTGGACGGGCGCTACGACCAGCAGGCCGCCGGCGAGGTGCCCGATGTGGCCCGGCTCGTCACGCGCGCCGACGACTGGCTGCCCGCGCATGTCCCCGGTGGCCGTCTTGGTCTCGAGAGCCACGACCTGTCCTGGGACCGCGCCCGCGCGCTCGCCGACCTGGTGCCGGCGGAGGTCGTGGCGGCCCCCGCGCACGTGGAGGCCCTCCGCGAGCTCAAGGCACCCGAGGAGCGCGCCCTGGTCGCCCGCGCCTGCGCGGTCACCGGCGCGGCCTTCGCCGACCTGTGCACCTGGCTCGCCCCGGGTCTCACCGAGCGCGAGGTGGCGGGCCGGTTGCACCACGCCCTGCTCGACCTGGGGGCGCACGACCGGGCGTTCGAGCCGATCGTGGCGGGCGGGCCGCACAGCGCGCACCCGCACCACCGCGCGACCGACCGCCCGCTGGCCGCCGGCGAGCTGGTCATGCTCGACTTCGGCGCGCTGGTCGACGGCTACCACGCCGACATGACCCGCATGGTCGCGCTCGGTGATCCCGGGGCGGAGCTGTCGCGGGTCTTCGCGCTGGTGCGCGACGCGCAGGCCGCCGCGGTCGCCGCGGTGGCGGACGGGGTGGGCGTCGGCCAGGTCGACGCCGCCTGCCGGGAGGCCATCGACCGGGGGGGCTACGGGCAGCGCTTCGTGCACGGCACCGGCCACGGCGTCGGCCTGGAGATCCACGAGCAGCCCATCCTGCGACCCGAGGCGCGCGCTACACTGCGCGCGAGGATGATCGTGACCGTCGAGCCCGGCGTGTACCTCCCCGGTCTCGGCGGAGTCCGCATCGAGGACACCGTCGCCGTGACCCACGGCACCCCGGATGTGCTGACCGACGTACCCAGAGATCTCGTCCGCCTGTAG
- the efp gene encoding elongation factor P, whose translation MVSTNNLKNGMTLKLDGQLWRVEYFQHVKPGKGGAFVRTTLKGVQSGKTVDKTFRASEDVDQAILDRQTLQYLYREGEQFVFMDPEHFEQTFVPEEALGQAPRWIKEGDSLELVFYEGAVIDVNLPPNVALTITETEPGVQGDRVGGATKSATLETGAVVQVPLFINEGETVKVDTRSGEYLSRA comes from the coding sequence ATGGTGTCCACGAACAACCTGAAGAACGGCATGACCCTGAAGCTCGACGGGCAGCTGTGGCGCGTCGAGTACTTCCAGCACGTCAAGCCCGGCAAGGGTGGCGCCTTCGTGCGCACCACCCTCAAGGGCGTGCAGAGCGGCAAGACCGTGGACAAGACCTTCCGCGCCAGCGAGGACGTGGATCAGGCGATCCTCGACCGCCAGACCCTGCAGTACCTCTACCGGGAGGGCGAGCAGTTCGTCTTCATGGACCCGGAGCACTTCGAGCAGACCTTCGTGCCCGAGGAAGCGCTCGGCCAGGCCCCCCGGTGGATCAAGGAGGGCGACAGCTTGGAGCTCGTCTTCTACGAGGGCGCGGTCATCGACGTGAACCTGCCGCCCAACGTCGCCCTGACCATCACTGAGACGGAACCGGGCGTGCAGGGCGACCGGGTCGGCGGCGCGACCAAGAGCGCCACCCTGGAGACCGGCGCGGTCGTGCAGGTCCCGCTGTTCATCAACGAGGGCGAGACGGTCAAGGTCGACACCCGCTCCGGCGAGTACCTCTCCCGCGCGTGA
- the aroB gene encoding 3-dehydroquinate synthase — MTATRIPVALPAGSYDVVVGAGLLPGLVDEVPWPAHTRRVAVVTVGPVEALYAATVEDSLAGGGFEVHRLVVPDGEEAKTLDTLGSLYHRFAAVPLGRDDAVVALGGGVVGDLAGFAAATWNRGVPVVQVPTTLLAQVDAAVGGKTGINLPEGKNLVGAFHQPRAVVADTATLTSLPPRQLRSGLGEVAKYGFIDDPAVLELLEDRPGDAVAGHPGVLTEVVRRGVAVKARIVAADEREAGERALLNYGHTVGHAIETLAGYGTFLHGEAVALGMVFAARLGERMGISEAGLADRTVALLDALSLPTGGLRLDPAAVWQVLARDKKARRAAGDAGPGVRFVLCRRPGEALVVEAPDRALVDEVLRTLA; from the coding sequence GTGACCGCCACCCGCATCCCGGTGGCCCTGCCTGCGGGGTCCTACGACGTGGTCGTGGGTGCGGGCCTGCTCCCGGGCCTGGTCGACGAGGTCCCCTGGCCCGCCCACACCCGCCGGGTCGCGGTGGTGACCGTCGGTCCCGTCGAGGCCCTGTACGCCGCCACGGTCGAGGACTCGCTGGCCGGCGGGGGATTCGAGGTGCACCGGCTGGTGGTGCCCGACGGCGAGGAGGCCAAGACCCTGGACACGCTGGGATCGCTGTACCACCGGTTCGCGGCCGTGCCCCTCGGGCGCGACGACGCCGTGGTGGCCCTGGGCGGCGGCGTGGTCGGCGACCTCGCCGGCTTCGCCGCCGCCACCTGGAACCGCGGCGTGCCGGTCGTGCAGGTGCCCACCACGCTGCTGGCCCAGGTGGACGCCGCGGTCGGGGGCAAGACGGGCATCAACCTGCCCGAGGGCAAGAACCTCGTCGGGGCGTTCCACCAGCCGCGGGCGGTGGTCGCCGACACGGCGACGCTGACGTCGCTGCCGCCACGCCAGCTGCGCTCGGGGCTGGGTGAGGTGGCCAAGTACGGGTTCATCGACGACCCGGCGGTGCTCGAGCTGCTCGAGGACCGGCCAGGCGACGCCGTCGCCGGCCATCCCGGCGTGCTGACGGAGGTCGTGCGCCGGGGTGTGGCGGTGAAGGCTCGCATCGTCGCCGCCGACGAGCGCGAGGCCGGCGAGCGCGCCCTGCTCAACTACGGGCACACGGTCGGTCACGCCATCGAGACCCTCGCCGGGTACGGCACCTTCCTGCACGGTGAGGCGGTCGCGCTCGGCATGGTGTTCGCGGCCCGCCTGGGCGAGCGCATGGGCATCAGCGAGGCGGGCTTGGCCGACCGCACCGTCGCGCTGCTCGATGCGCTGTCGCTGCCCACCGGGGGCCTGCGCCTGGACCCGGCCGCGGTGTGGCAGGTCCTGGCCCGCGACAAGAAGGCGCGGCGCGCCGCTGGCGACGCCGGGCCCGGCGTGCGCTTCGTGCTGTGCCGCCGGCCCGGGGAGGCGCTCGTGGTCGAGGCGCCCGACCGCGCCCTGGTCGACGAGGTGCTGCGCACCCTCGCCTGA
- a CDS encoding aspartate carbamoyltransferase catalytic subunit, with protein sequence MITHLLSMDDLGPEEITRILDTAAGFADVALRPIKKVPTLRGRTVCNLFYEDSTRTRISFEIAEKRLSADVINVAAKGSSVSKGESLKDTALTLQAMGVDAIVIRHSASGAAQQLTGWVDAKVLNAGDGWHQHPTQALLDLYTIRARLGRLEGLRATVVGDVVHSRVARSVVGGMVTMGMDVTVVGPPTLVPPRTEQWGATVSHDLGEVLPKTDVLYLLRVQSERMHRQFFPTVREYARLWGVDRDRLARLPDGAIVLHPGPMNRGVEITADVADAPNAAITEQVTNGIAVRMSCLYLMLGGEAAPIQGGSSTTPETTEDRP encoded by the coding sequence GTGATCACCCACCTGCTGAGCATGGACGACCTCGGGCCCGAGGAGATCACCCGCATCCTGGACACCGCCGCCGGCTTCGCCGACGTGGCCCTGCGGCCGATCAAGAAGGTCCCGACGCTGCGGGGACGCACGGTGTGCAACCTGTTCTACGAGGACTCGACCCGCACCCGCATCAGCTTCGAGATCGCCGAGAAGCGCCTGTCGGCCGACGTCATCAACGTCGCCGCCAAAGGCTCCAGCGTCTCCAAGGGCGAGAGCCTGAAGGACACGGCCCTGACCCTGCAGGCCATGGGCGTGGACGCGATCGTGATCCGCCACTCGGCGTCGGGCGCCGCGCAGCAGCTGACCGGATGGGTCGACGCGAAGGTGCTGAACGCCGGCGACGGCTGGCACCAGCACCCCACCCAGGCGCTGCTGGACCTCTACACCATCCGCGCCCGGCTGGGACGGCTGGAGGGGTTGCGCGCCACCGTGGTCGGCGACGTCGTCCACTCCCGTGTGGCGCGCAGCGTCGTCGGGGGCATGGTCACGATGGGCATGGACGTCACCGTCGTCGGGCCCCCCACGCTGGTGCCCCCGCGCACCGAGCAGTGGGGTGCGACGGTCAGCCACGACCTCGGCGAGGTGCTCCCGAAGACCGACGTGCTGTACCTGCTGCGGGTGCAGTCCGAGCGCATGCACCGCCAGTTCTTCCCGACGGTCCGGGAGTACGCGCGCCTGTGGGGGGTGGACCGTGACCGCCTTGCCCGACTGCCCGACGGCGCCATCGTGCTCCACCCCGGCCCCATGAACCGTGGCGTGGAGATCACCGCGGACGTCGCCGACGCCCCCAACGCCGCCATCACCGAGCAGGTCACCAACGGCATCGCCGTCCGGATGAGCTGCCTGTACCTGATGCTGGGCGGCGAGGCCGCTCCGATCCAGGGCGGATCCTCCACAACCCCCGAGACGACAGAGGACCGACCGTGA